Proteins encoded together in one Streptomyces sp. B1I3 window:
- a CDS encoding P-II family nitrogen regulator: MKLITAVVKPHRLDEIKEALQAFGVQGLTVTEASGYGRQRGHTEVYRGAEYTVDLVPKIRIEVLVEDGDAEQLIDVVVKAARTGKIGDGKVWSVPVETAIRVRTGERGPDAL; the protein is encoded by the coding sequence ATGAAGCTCATCACCGCAGTCGTGAAGCCCCACCGGCTTGACGAGATCAAGGAGGCCCTCCAGGCCTTCGGCGTCCAGGGCCTCACGGTCACGGAGGCCAGCGGCTACGGGCGTCAGCGCGGCCACACCGAGGTCTACCGCGGAGCCGAGTACACCGTCGACCTCGTACCGAAGATCCGCATCGAGGTCCTCGTCGAGGACGGGGACGCCGAACAGCTCATCGACGTGGTCGTCAAGGCGGCCCGTACGGGCAAGATCGGTGACGGGAAGGTCTGGAGCGTCCCGGTCGAGACCGCGATCCGCGTACGGACCGGCGAACGCGGACCGGACGCACTCTGA
- a CDS encoding ACT domain-containing protein has protein sequence MATLVRHHLLLIETATRRDLDDPATVRSVATAVKSASTLELLHALTEADALATGPAAWSSWRASLVTDLVRRVAALLAGEEPAEPEPLAPSAEQERLAVESLRTGEPALALHTQPEPASEDGEPEPVGVELLIALPDRPGVLPAAAGVLALHRLTVRAADLRAVELPTELGESAGLLVLSWRVAAEYGSLPQAARLRSDLVRALDGSLDIRARLAEREAAYPRRRGVKAPPPRVTVAPTGSRLATVIEVRAQDAPGLLHRIGRALEQSAVRVRSAHVSTLGANAVDAFYVTDGDGEPLAREKAAEVARDVEKALG, from the coding sequence GTGGCCACCCTCGTGCGTCACCACCTGCTGCTCATCGAGACGGCCACCCGGCGCGACCTCGACGACCCCGCCACCGTGCGCTCCGTCGCCACCGCCGTGAAGAGCGCCTCCACCCTGGAGCTCCTGCACGCCCTCACCGAGGCCGACGCGCTGGCCACCGGGCCCGCCGCCTGGAGTTCCTGGCGTGCCTCCCTCGTCACCGACCTCGTCAGGCGCGTGGCCGCGCTGCTGGCCGGCGAGGAACCCGCCGAACCGGAGCCGCTCGCCCCCAGCGCCGAACAGGAACGCCTGGCCGTCGAGTCCCTGCGTACCGGCGAACCCGCCCTCGCCCTGCACACCCAGCCGGAGCCGGCCTCCGAGGACGGCGAACCGGAACCCGTCGGCGTCGAACTCCTCATCGCCCTGCCCGACCGCCCCGGGGTGCTGCCCGCGGCGGCCGGGGTGCTCGCCCTGCACCGGCTCACCGTCAGGGCCGCCGACCTGCGCGCGGTCGAGCTCCCCACCGAGCTGGGTGAATCGGCCGGCCTGCTGGTCCTCAGCTGGAGGGTCGCGGCCGAGTACGGGTCCCTCCCGCAGGCCGCCCGGCTCCGCTCCGACCTCGTACGCGCCCTGGACGGCTCGCTGGACATCCGGGCCAGGCTGGCCGAACGTGAAGCCGCCTATCCGCGGCGGCGCGGGGTGAAGGCACCGCCGCCCCGGGTGACCGTGGCCCCGACGGGCTCACGGCTCGCCACGGTGATCGAGGTGCGCGCCCAGGACGCCCCGGGACTCCTGCACCGGATCGGCCGGGCGCTGGAGCAGAGTGCGGTCCGGGTGCGCAGCGCCCACGTCTCGACGCTCGGGGCGAACGCGGTGGACGCGTTCTACGTCACGGACGGGGACGGCGAACCGCTGGCCCGGGAGAAGGCGGCGGAAGTCGCCCGGGACGTCGAGAAGGCGCTGGGCTGA
- a CDS encoding ammonium transporter, with protein MPPGITTLAADAPELSAANTGFMLICTAMVMLMTPGLAFFYGGMVRVKSTLNMLMMSFISLGIVTVLWVLYGFSLAFGSDVGSVLGWSSDFVGLSGIGVTELWDGYTIPTYVFAVFQLMFAVLTPALISGALADRVKFTSWALFITLWVTVVYFPVAHWVWGAGGWLFELGVIDFAGGTAVHINAGAAALGVILVIGKRVGFKKDPMRPHSLPLVMLGAALLWFGWFGFNAGSWLGNDDGVGAVMFVNTQVATGAAVLGWLAYEKIRHGSFTTLGAASGAVAGLVAITPAGGAVSPLGAIAIGVIAGVLCAMAVGLKYRFGYDDSLDVVGVHLVGGILGSLLVGIFATGGVQSDAKGLFYGGGLDQLGKQAVGVLAVLAYSLVVSAVLAFLLDRTIGMRVSEDDEVSGIDQVEHAETAYDFSGAGGGSAPRTTAPATGTTAAPTNKKVDA; from the coding sequence ATGCCCCCAGGCATCACGACGCTTGCCGCAGACGCCCCTGAGCTGTCTGCCGCCAACACAGGGTTCATGCTCATCTGTACCGCTATGGTGATGCTCATGACCCCGGGCCTGGCCTTCTTCTACGGAGGCATGGTCCGCGTCAAGAGCACCCTGAACATGCTGATGATGAGCTTCATCAGCCTCGGGATCGTCACGGTCCTGTGGGTGCTCTACGGGTTCAGTCTCGCCTTCGGCAGCGACGTCGGCTCCGTCCTCGGCTGGAGTTCGGACTTCGTGGGCCTCAGCGGCATCGGTGTCACCGAGCTGTGGGACGGCTACACCATCCCCACCTACGTCTTCGCGGTCTTCCAGCTGATGTTCGCCGTGCTCACCCCGGCCCTCATCAGCGGCGCCCTCGCCGACCGGGTCAAGTTCACCTCCTGGGCCCTCTTCATCACCCTGTGGGTCACCGTCGTCTACTTCCCGGTCGCGCACTGGGTCTGGGGCGCCGGCGGCTGGCTCTTCGAGCTGGGCGTCATCGACTTCGCGGGGGGGACGGCGGTCCACATCAACGCCGGTGCCGCGGCGCTCGGTGTGATCCTCGTGATCGGCAAGCGGGTGGGCTTCAAGAAGGACCCGATGCGGCCGCACAGCCTGCCGCTCGTCATGCTCGGCGCCGCCCTCCTGTGGTTCGGCTGGTTCGGCTTCAACGCGGGCTCGTGGCTCGGCAACGACGACGGTGTCGGCGCGGTCATGTTCGTCAACACCCAGGTCGCCACCGGTGCGGCCGTCCTGGGCTGGCTCGCCTACGAGAAGATCCGCCACGGCTCCTTCACCACCCTGGGCGCCGCCTCCGGCGCCGTCGCCGGGCTCGTCGCCATCACCCCGGCCGGCGGTGCGGTCAGCCCGCTCGGCGCCATCGCGATCGGCGTGATCGCCGGTGTCCTGTGCGCCATGGCCGTCGGCCTGAAGTACAGGTTCGGCTACGACGACTCCCTCGACGTCGTCGGCGTCCACCTCGTCGGCGGCATCCTCGGCTCCCTGCTCGTCGGCATCTTCGCCACCGGCGGTGTGCAGTCCGACGCCAAGGGCCTCTTCTACGGCGGCGGCCTCGACCAGCTCGGCAAGCAGGCCGTCGGAGTCCTCGCGGTCCTGGCGTACTCTCTCGTCGTCTCCGCGGTCCTCGCCTTCCTGCTCGACAGGACGATCGGGATGCGGGTCAGCGAGGACGACGAGGTCTCCGGCATCGACCAGGTCGAGCACGCCGAGACCGCATACGACTTCAGCGGCGCGGGCGGTGGCTCGGCCCCCCGCACCACGGCGCCGGCGACCGGCACGACGGCAGCCCCGACGAACAAGAAGGTGGACGCATGA
- a CDS encoding sugar porter family MFS transporter, producing MTSTARGPESGAREAHPDHLGHVIFITAAAAMGGFLFGYDSSVINGAVEAIRDRYDIGSGTLAQVIAIALIGCAIGAATAGRIADRIGRIRCMQIASVLFTISAVGSALPFALWDLAMWRVIGGFAIGMASVIGPAYIAEVSPPAYRGRLGSFQQAAIVVGIAISQLVNYGILQIADGDQRGEIAGFEAWQWMLGVMVVPAILYGLLSFAIPESPRFLISVGKKDRARKILEEVEGKNVDLDARVDEIETAMRREHKSKFSDLLGSRFAFLPIVWVGIGLSVFQQLVGINVAFYYSATLWQSVGIDPTDSFFYSFTTSIINIIGTVIAMILVDRVGRRPLALVGSIGMAVALAFEAWAFSADLVDGKLPTAQGTVALIAAHVFVLFFALSWGVVVWVFLGEMFPNRIRAAALGVAASAQWIANWAITASFPSLADWNLSGTYIIYTCFAVLSIPFVLRYVKETKGKALEEMG from the coding sequence GTGACCAGCACAGCGCGCGGACCGGAGTCCGGAGCCAGAGAGGCCCACCCGGACCATCTCGGCCATGTCATCTTCATCACGGCAGCCGCAGCGATGGGCGGCTTCCTCTTCGGTTACGACAGCTCCGTGATCAACGGCGCCGTCGAGGCCATCCGCGACCGGTACGACATCGGATCCGGGACGCTGGCGCAGGTCATCGCCATCGCTCTGATCGGCTGTGCGATCGGAGCGGCCACTGCGGGACGCATCGCCGACCGGATCGGCCGTATCCGCTGCATGCAGATCGCCTCGGTGCTGTTCACCATCAGCGCCGTCGGTTCCGCACTGCCGTTCGCCCTGTGGGACCTCGCCATGTGGCGCGTCATCGGTGGCTTCGCCATCGGCATGGCCTCCGTCATCGGCCCGGCCTACATCGCCGAGGTCTCGCCGCCCGCCTACCGCGGCCGCCTCGGCTCCTTCCAGCAGGCCGCGATCGTCGTCGGCATCGCCATCTCGCAGCTGGTCAACTACGGCATCCTGCAGATCGCCGACGGCGACCAGCGTGGTGAGATCGCCGGCTTCGAGGCCTGGCAGTGGATGCTCGGCGTGATGGTCGTCCCCGCCATCCTGTACGGGCTCCTCTCCTTCGCGATCCCCGAGTCGCCCCGCTTCCTGATCTCCGTGGGCAAGAAGGACCGGGCCCGGAAGATCCTCGAAGAGGTCGAGGGCAAGAACGTCGATCTCGACGCGCGCGTCGACGAGATCGAGACGGCCATGCGCCGCGAGCACAAGTCCAAGTTCAGCGATCTGCTGGGCAGCCGCTTCGCGTTCCTGCCGATCGTCTGGGTCGGTATCGGCCTGTCGGTGTTCCAGCAGCTCGTCGGCATCAACGTGGCGTTCTACTACTCGGCGACGCTCTGGCAGTCCGTCGGCATCGACCCGACCGACTCGTTCTTCTACTCGTTCACCACGTCGATCATCAACATCATCGGCACCGTGATCGCGATGATCCTCGTCGACCGGGTGGGCCGGAGGCCTCTCGCGCTCGTCGGATCCATCGGTATGGCCGTCGCGCTGGCCTTCGAGGCCTGGGCCTTCTCCGCGGACCTGGTCGACGGGAAGCTGCCCACCGCCCAGGGCACCGTCGCCCTGATCGCCGCCCACGTCTTCGTGCTCTTCTTCGCACTGTCGTGGGGCGTCGTGGTCTGGGTCTTCCTCGGCGAGATGTTCCCGAACCGCATCCGCGCCGCCGCCCTGGGTGTCGCCGCCTCCGCGCAGTGGATCGCCAACTGGGCCATCACCGCGAGCTTCCCGAGCCTCGCCGACTGGAACCTGTCGGGCACGTACATCATCTACACCTGCTTCGCCGTGCTCTCGATCCCCTTCGTGCTCAGGTACGTGAAGGAGACCAAGGGCAAGGCGTTGGAGGAGATGGGCTGA
- the rimM gene encoding ribosome maturation factor RimM (Essential for efficient processing of 16S rRNA) gives MQLVVARIGRAHGIKGEVTVEVRTDEPELRLGPGAVLATEPAETGPLTIETGRVHSGRLLLRFEGVRDRTAAEALRNTLLIADVDPAELPEDPEEFYDHQLMDLDVVLADGTEIGRITEITHLPSQDLFIVERPDGSEVMIPFVEEIVTEIDLEEQRAVVSPPPGLIDESEAVVASARDAEAEGEGGAAGEAPASGEAPASGEAPASGEAPASGEAPGEASGGAKQGDA, from the coding sequence GTGCAGTTGGTAGTGGCGCGGATCGGCCGCGCCCATGGCATCAAGGGCGAGGTCACCGTCGAGGTGCGCACCGACGAGCCCGAGCTCCGCCTCGGGCCCGGGGCCGTGCTGGCCACGGAACCGGCAGAGACAGGGCCTCTGACGATCGAGACCGGACGGGTGCACAGCGGCAGGCTACTGCTGCGTTTCGAGGGCGTACGCGACCGCACGGCGGCCGAGGCACTCCGCAACACCCTGCTGATCGCCGATGTGGACCCGGCCGAACTGCCGGAGGACCCCGAAGAGTTCTACGACCACCAGCTGATGGACCTCGACGTGGTGCTCGCGGACGGCACGGAGATCGGCCGGATCACCGAGATCACCCACCTGCCCTCGCAGGACCTGTTCATCGTGGAGCGCCCGGACGGCAGCGAGGTGATGATCCCGTTCGTCGAGGAGATCGTCACCGAGATCGACCTCGAGGAGCAGCGTGCCGTCGTCTCCCCGCCACCCGGCCTGATCGACGAGAGCGAGGCCGTGGTCGCCTCCGCCCGGGACGCCGAGGCGGAGGGCGAGGGTGGGGCAGCCGGAGAGGCACCGGCGTCCGGCGAGGCACCGGCGTCCGGCGAGGCACCGGCGTCCGGCGAGGCACCGGCGTCCGGCGAGGCGCCGGGGGAGGCTTCCGGCGGGGCGAAGCAGGGTGACGCGTGA
- a CDS encoding RNA-binding protein — translation MLEEALEHLVKGIVDNPDDVQVASRDLRRGRVLEVRVHPDDLGKVIGRNGRTARALRTVVGAIGGRGIRVDLVDVDQVR, via the coding sequence ATGCTCGAGGAGGCTCTTGAGCACCTCGTGAAGGGCATCGTCGACAACCCCGACGATGTGCAGGTCGCCTCGCGTGACCTGCGCAGGGGACGTGTGCTGGAGGTCCGGGTCCACCCCGACGACCTCGGCAAGGTGATCGGCCGCAACGGCCGCACCGCACGCGCCCTGCGTACCGTCGTGGGTGCCATCGGCGGACGTGGGATCCGTGTCGACCTCGTCGATGTGGACCAGGTTCGCTGA
- a CDS encoding bifunctional DNA primase/polymerase produces MGFTIGGIREMRPGSWRRGRTAGATAVAEYTGLRGWAVAPGARAVSGVCSCGDAACPAPGAHPLDFADEVPAGASLQAAADAWARVPGASMLLPVGRTFDVLDVAEAAGRRALARMERMGLPLGPVTVTPTGRTQFFVAPGAAAGLPGLLYRMGWDDADLDLRALGPGSHITAPPSDLAGLGPVRWLRAPVPDTAATPPQARLLLGTLAYICHRW; encoded by the coding sequence ATGGGCTTCACGATCGGCGGCATCCGCGAGATGCGACCGGGCTCGTGGCGCCGCGGCCGTACGGCCGGGGCGACCGCGGTGGCCGAGTACACAGGGCTCCGGGGCTGGGCGGTGGCGCCGGGCGCCCGGGCCGTGTCCGGCGTCTGCTCGTGCGGCGACGCCGCCTGTCCCGCCCCCGGTGCCCATCCGCTGGACTTCGCCGACGAGGTTCCGGCGGGCGCCTCCCTCCAGGCCGCCGCGGACGCCTGGGCGCGGGTTCCGGGCGCCTCGATGCTGCTGCCGGTGGGCCGGACCTTCGACGTGCTCGACGTCGCGGAGGCCGCCGGCCGGCGCGCCCTCGCCCGGATGGAGCGCATGGGTCTGCCGCTGGGGCCGGTCACGGTGACACCGACCGGCCGGACCCAGTTCTTCGTCGCCCCCGGGGCCGCGGCCGGGCTGCCCGGGCTGCTCTACCGGATGGGCTGGGACGACGCGGACCTGGACCTGCGGGCGCTGGGCCCGGGTTCCCACATCACGGCGCCCCCGTCGGACCTCGCCGGTCTCGGCCCGGTCCGCTGGCTCCGCGCGCCTGTGCCGGACACGGCGGCCACTCCCCCGCAGGCACGCCTGCTGCTGGGCACCCTGGCGTACATATGCCACCGCTGGTGA
- the ffh gene encoding signal recognition particle protein, with protein sequence MFDTLSDRLSATFKNLRGKGRLSEADIDATAREIRIALLEADVALPVVRAFIANVKERARGVEVSQALNPAQQVVKIVNDELVGILGGETRRLRFAKNPPTVIMLAGLQGAGKTTLAGKLGLWLKSQGHSPLLVACDLQRPNAVNQLSVVADRAGVAVYAPEPGNGVGDPVKVAKDSIEFAKAKVHDIVIVDTAGRLGIDEELMRQAADIRDAVSPDEILFVVDAMIGQDAVNTAEAFRDGVGFDGVVLSKLDGDARGGAALSIAHVTGKQIMFASNGEKLEDFDAFHPDRMASRILDMGDLLTLIEQAEKTFSQEEAAKMASKLASSKGKDFTLDDFLAQMEQVRKMGSISKLLGMLPGMGQIKDQINNIDERDVDRTAAIIKSMTPKERAEPTIINGSRRARIAKGSGVDVSAVKNLVERFFEARKMMSKMAQGGGMPGMPGMPGMGGGPGRQKKQIKQAKGKRKSGNPMKRKAEEQAAAARREQAAQGGAFGLPAQEDKNFELPDEFKKFMG encoded by the coding sequence GTGTTCGATACTCTCTCCGACCGCCTTAGCGCGACTTTCAAAAACCTCAGGGGCAAGGGCCGCTTGTCCGAGGCGGACATCGACGCCACGGCTCGCGAGATCCGTATCGCCCTCCTCGAGGCGGATGTCGCCCTCCCCGTCGTCCGCGCGTTCATCGCCAACGTCAAGGAGCGGGCGCGCGGCGTCGAGGTCTCCCAGGCGCTGAACCCGGCCCAGCAGGTCGTCAAGATCGTCAACGACGAGCTCGTCGGCATCCTCGGCGGCGAGACCCGGCGGCTGCGGTTCGCCAAGAACCCGCCCACCGTGATCATGCTCGCGGGTCTGCAGGGTGCCGGTAAGACCACCCTCGCCGGAAAGCTCGGTCTCTGGCTCAAGAGCCAGGGCCACTCCCCGCTGCTCGTCGCCTGCGACCTCCAGCGCCCCAACGCCGTCAACCAGCTGAGCGTCGTCGCTGACCGCGCGGGTGTCGCGGTGTACGCGCCGGAGCCGGGCAACGGCGTGGGCGACCCGGTCAAGGTCGCCAAGGACTCCATCGAGTTCGCCAAGGCCAAGGTCCACGACATCGTGATCGTCGACACCGCCGGCCGCCTCGGTATCGACGAGGAGCTGATGCGGCAGGCCGCGGACATCCGCGACGCGGTCAGCCCCGACGAGATCCTCTTCGTCGTCGACGCGATGATCGGCCAGGACGCGGTCAACACCGCCGAGGCCTTCCGCGACGGCGTCGGCTTCGACGGCGTGGTCCTCTCCAAGCTCGACGGTGACGCCCGCGGTGGCGCCGCCCTCTCGATCGCCCATGTCACGGGCAAGCAGATCATGTTCGCGTCGAACGGTGAGAAGCTCGAGGACTTCGACGCCTTCCACCCCGACCGCATGGCCTCCCGCATCCTCGACATGGGTGACCTGCTCACCCTGATCGAGCAGGCGGAGAAGACGTTCAGTCAGGAAGAGGCCGCCAAAATGGCCTCCAAGCTGGCGTCGAGCAAGGGCAAGGACTTCACGCTCGACGACTTCCTGGCGCAGATGGAGCAGGTCAGGAAGATGGGCTCCATCTCCAAGCTGCTCGGGATGCTGCCCGGCATGGGGCAGATCAAGGACCAGATCAACAACATCGACGAGCGCGACGTGGACCGTACGGCCGCGATCATCAAGTCGATGACCCCGAAGGAACGCGCCGAGCCGACCATCATCAACGGCTCGCGCCGGGCCCGTATCGCCAAGGGTTCGGGTGTCGACGTCTCCGCGGTGAAGAACCTCGTCGAACGGTTCTTCGAGGCCCGCAAGATGATGTCGAAGATGGCCCAGGGCGGCGGGATGCCGGGAATGCCGGGGATGCCGGGCATGGGTGGCGGCCCCGGCCGTCAGAAGAAGCAGATCAAGCAGGCCAAGGGCAAGCGCAAGAGCGGCAACCCGATGAAGCGCAAGGCGGAGGAGCAGGCCGCCGCGGCCCGCCGTGAGCAGGCGGCGCAGGGCGGTGCGTTCGGTCTGCCCGCCCAGGAGGACAAGAACTTCGAGCTGCCGGACGAGTTCAAGAAGTTCATGGGCTGA
- the rpsP gene encoding 30S ribosomal protein S16 yields the protein MAVKIKLKRLGKIRSPHYRIVVADSRTRRDGRAIEEIGLYHPVQNPSRIEVNSERAQYWLSVGAQPTEPVLAILKLTGDWQAHKGLPAPAPLLQPEPKADKRALFEALNTDGDEAKGEAITQKAKKSDKKADEAADAASTESTEA from the coding sequence GTGGCAGTCAAGATCAAGCTGAAGCGTCTGGGCAAGATCCGTTCGCCTCACTACCGCATCGTCGTCGCCGACTCCCGTACCCGCCGTGACGGCCGGGCCATCGAGGAGATCGGCCTGTACCACCCGGTGCAGAACCCCTCGCGCATCGAGGTCAACTCGGAGCGCGCGCAGTACTGGCTGTCCGTCGGCGCCCAGCCGACCGAGCCGGTCCTCGCGATCCTGAAGCTCACCGGTGACTGGCAGGCCCACAAGGGCCTCCCGGCCCCCGCGCCGCTGCTGCAGCCGGAGCCCAAGGCCGACAAGCGTGCCCTGTTCGAGGCCCTGAACACGGACGGCGACGAGGCCAAGGGTGAGGCCATCACCCAGAAGGCCAAGAAGTCGGACAAGAAGGCGGACGAGGCGGCCGACGCCGCGTCCACCGAGTCGACCGAGGCCTGA
- a CDS encoding methyltransferase domain-containing protein yields MTPTLVRHQRYADSSAPVDAGTRARDWAEIQERMLAPLYEAVFDRLEVGAGTRMLSIGCGSGLALLIAASRGARVTGVDTDRERLALARKRLVSDPGPEPAPRRAGPEARARLVEGAPAAAAPAGQARYNLLTAFNPIGCTTGDSEGLAPALASAVPLAARGATVVLTGWGPPERCATAPVLRVASRLAESARTPRSGNDWRPALRDDLEEVAARAGLKPDGSGRVSCPFGYADVDSAVRGLLSTGLFDAAIRATDRSQVEKEVAEALHPHVRHDGTVWMPNVFRYLVCVA; encoded by the coding sequence ATGACACCAACGCTCGTCCGGCACCAGAGGTACGCGGACTCGTCCGCCCCGGTGGATGCCGGTACCCGTGCCCGTGACTGGGCCGAGATCCAGGAGCGCATGCTGGCACCGCTCTACGAAGCGGTGTTCGACCGGCTCGAAGTGGGAGCCGGCACCCGGATGCTCTCCATCGGCTGCGGTTCCGGGCTCGCGCTGCTGATCGCGGCCTCGCGAGGGGCGCGCGTCACCGGCGTCGACACCGACCGTGAACGGCTCGCCCTGGCACGGAAGCGCCTCGTGTCCGATCCGGGCCCGGAGCCCGCGCCGCGCCGCGCGGGGCCCGAGGCTCGCGCGAGGCTCGTCGAGGGCGCTCCTGCGGCGGCCGCTCCGGCCGGCCAGGCGCGGTACAACCTGCTCACCGCGTTCAACCCGATCGGCTGCACGACCGGCGACTCCGAGGGCCTGGCGCCCGCGCTGGCCTCGGCCGTCCCGCTGGCCGCGCGCGGAGCCACCGTGGTCCTGACCGGCTGGGGGCCGCCGGAGCGGTGCGCCACCGCCCCGGTGCTCCGGGTGGCGAGCCGGCTCGCCGAGTCGGCACGCACCCCGCGCTCAGGGAACGACTGGCGGCCGGCGCTGCGGGACGATCTGGAGGAGGTCGCCGCGCGGGCCGGGCTGAAGCCCGACGGCTCGGGCCGGGTGTCCTGCCCCTTCGGTTACGCGGACGTGGACAGCGCGGTGCGCGGTCTGCTGTCGACCGGGCTGTTCGACGCGGCGATACGGGCGACGGACCGCTCCCAGGTCGAGAAGGAGGTCGCCGAGGCCCTCCACCCGCACGTGCGCCACGACGGCACGGTCTGGATGCCGAATGTGTTCCGCTACCTGGTGTGCGTGGCGTAG
- the ftsY gene encoding signal recognition particle-docking protein FtsY, translating to MEIVILAVVIALVAVGLISGLVVSSRKKKQLPPSAPSSTPTITPPAEPRVGEEPEAPRDEARRTIEEVGLPGTEVPVEEAPVVIEPETPALEVPEPTAGRLVRLRARLARSQNSLGKGLLTLLSRDNLDEDTWEEIEDTLLTADVGVAPTQELVERLRERVRVLGTRTPEGLRALLREELITLLGPDFDRTVRTEGGEETPGVVLVVGVNGTGKTTTTGKLARVLVADGRSVVLGAADTFRAAAADQLQTWGERVGARTVRGPEGGDPASIAFDAVKEGIAEGADVVLIDTAGRLHTKTGLMDELGKVKRVVEKHGPLDEILLVLDATTGQNGLVQARVFAEVVDISGIVLTKLDGTAKGGIVIAVQRELGVPVKLIGLGEGPDDLAPFEPGAFVDALIGD from the coding sequence ATGGAAATCGTCATCCTTGCTGTAGTCATCGCCCTGGTCGCGGTCGGCCTGATCAGCGGGCTCGTGGTCAGCAGCCGCAAGAAGAAGCAGCTGCCGCCCTCGGCACCGTCGAGCACGCCGACCATCACTCCTCCCGCCGAACCCCGTGTCGGCGAGGAACCCGAGGCGCCGCGCGACGAAGCGCGGCGCACCATCGAGGAGGTCGGTCTCCCCGGCACCGAGGTTCCCGTCGAGGAAGCCCCGGTGGTCATCGAGCCGGAGACTCCCGCGCTCGAGGTGCCCGAGCCCACCGCGGGCCGTCTGGTGCGGCTCCGCGCCCGGCTCGCCCGCTCGCAGAACTCCCTGGGCAAGGGGCTGCTCACGCTCCTGTCCCGCGACAACCTCGACGAGGACACCTGGGAGGAGATCGAGGACACGCTCCTCACCGCCGACGTCGGCGTCGCTCCCACCCAGGAACTGGTGGAGCGGCTCCGTGAGCGGGTCCGTGTCCTCGGCACCCGTACGCCCGAAGGGCTGCGCGCGCTGCTGCGCGAGGAACTCATCACCCTGCTGGGCCCCGACTTCGACCGCACGGTCAGGACGGAGGGCGGCGAGGAGACGCCGGGCGTCGTGTTGGTCGTCGGGGTCAACGGCACCGGTAAGACCACCACCACGGGCAAGCTCGCCAGGGTGCTCGTCGCGGACGGCCGCAGCGTCGTGCTCGGTGCGGCCGACACCTTCCGTGCCGCCGCCGCCGATCAGCTCCAGACCTGGGGCGAGCGCGTCGGCGCCCGTACGGTCCGCGGGCCCGAAGGCGGCGACCCCGCGTCGATCGCCTTCGACGCGGTCAAGGAAGGCATCGCCGAGGGTGCTGACGTGGTGCTCATCGACACCGCGGGCCGGCTGCACACCAAGACGGGCCTGATGGACGAGCTCGGCAAGGTCAAGAGGGTCGTGGAGAAGCACGGGCCGCTCGACGAGATCCTCCTCGTCCTCGACGCCACCACCGGGCAGAACGGCCTCGTGCAGGCGCGGGTGTTCGCCGAGGTCGTCGACATCAGCGGCATCGTCCTCACCAAGCTGGACGGCACCGCCAAGGGCGGCATCGTCATCGCCGTCCAGCGCGAGCTCGGCGTGCCGGTGAAGCTCATCGGCCTCGGCGAGGGTCCGGACGACCTCGCCCCGTTCGAGCCGGGGGCCTTCGTCGACGCGCTGATCGGCGACTGA